In Mycobacteriales bacterium, one DNA window encodes the following:
- a CDS encoding DUF3048 domain-containing protein yields the protein MRTPTHGPSPTASPTPTLAAPPPGGWLTGQPGPTGPVVAVKIDNAPSARPLQHGLQAAQVVYEELVEGGTTRYMAMYVGPSDTDIGPVRSARDTDVELLGEYGKVLFGFSGANRGVLAHIDAANLVPVPDERYDGAYTMRGRRVEAYNFYTTPRRLIAAAPAKATDLTDVGFRFGPAPAGGTPVTGRLVATFSSYTKNYLSWDAARGGWHVQVGSWLVQGTDGTSVAPANILVQFVPLRAGRYVDVLGNNSPDSATIGSGRAVLLRDGNRYDGTWSRTGLTAPTSWTGADGKPLTLKPGQTWILLVPQTNDLVAG from the coding sequence ATGCGGACCCCGACGCACGGCCCGAGCCCGACAGCGAGCCCCACTCCGACCCTCGCCGCACCACCGCCCGGGGGCTGGCTCACCGGTCAGCCCGGCCCCACCGGGCCGGTTGTGGCGGTCAAGATCGACAACGCCCCCAGCGCCCGACCGCTGCAGCACGGCCTGCAGGCGGCGCAGGTCGTCTACGAGGAGCTCGTCGAAGGCGGCACGACGCGCTACATGGCGATGTACGTCGGTCCGTCGGACACCGACATCGGCCCGGTCCGCAGTGCCCGCGACACCGACGTCGAGCTGCTCGGCGAGTACGGCAAGGTGCTCTTCGGCTTCTCCGGCGCCAATCGCGGGGTGCTCGCGCACATCGACGCGGCCAATCTGGTGCCGGTGCCCGACGAGCGCTACGACGGGGCCTACACGATGCGTGGCCGCCGAGTCGAGGCCTACAACTTCTACACGACACCCAGGCGGCTGATCGCCGCCGCGCCGGCGAAGGCGACCGATCTGACCGACGTCGGGTTCCGCTTCGGCCCGGCACCGGCCGGTGGCACGCCGGTGACGGGGCGGCTGGTCGCGACGTTCTCGTCGTACACCAAGAACTACCTGTCCTGGGACGCCGCACGCGGTGGCTGGCACGTGCAGGTCGGCAGCTGGCTCGTGCAGGGCACCGACGGGACGTCGGTCGCGCCGGCGAACATCCTCGTGCAGTTCGTGCCGCTGCGGGCCGGCCGCTACGTCGACGTGCTCGGCAACAACTCGCCGGACTCGGCGACCATCGGGTCCGGTCGCGCGGTGCTGCTGCGCGACGGCAACCGCTACGACGGCACGTGGAGCCGTACCGGTCTCACCGCACCGACCAGCTGGACCGGCGCCGACGGCAAGCCGCTCACCCTCAAACCGGGACAGACCTGGATCCTGCTGGTGCCGCAGACGAACGACCTGGTGGCCGGCTGA
- the pdxS gene encoding pyridoxal 5'-phosphate synthase lyase subunit PdxS: MNTAQSTPAETAVGTARVKRGMAEMLKGGVIMDVVTPDQAKIAEDAGAVAVMALERVPADIRAQGGVARMSDPDMIEGIIEAVSIPVMAKARIGHFVEAQVLEALGVDYIDESEVLTPADEAHHIDKWKFTVPFVCGATNLGEALRRISEGAAMIRSKGEAGTGNVVEAVRHMRSVLSEIRRLQSASEEELFAAAKELRAPVELVREVAEAGKLPVVLFTAGGIATPADAAMMMQLGAEGVFVGSGIFKSGDPAKRARAIVEATTMHDDPQIIAKVSRGLGEAMVGINVSELPAEQRYASRGW; the protein is encoded by the coding sequence GTGAACACCGCGCAGAGCACACCCGCAGAAACCGCCGTCGGCACCGCCCGCGTCAAGCGCGGCATGGCCGAGATGCTCAAGGGCGGCGTCATCATGGACGTCGTCACCCCGGACCAGGCCAAGATCGCCGAGGACGCCGGCGCGGTGGCGGTCATGGCGCTCGAGCGGGTGCCCGCCGACATCCGCGCGCAGGGCGGCGTCGCCCGGATGAGCGACCCCGACATGATCGAAGGCATCATCGAGGCGGTCTCGATCCCGGTCATGGCCAAGGCCCGCATCGGCCACTTCGTCGAGGCGCAGGTGCTCGAGGCGCTCGGCGTCGACTACATCGACGAGTCCGAGGTGCTGACCCCGGCCGACGAGGCGCACCACATCGACAAGTGGAAGTTCACCGTGCCGTTCGTCTGCGGTGCGACCAACCTCGGCGAGGCGCTGCGCCGCATCTCCGAGGGCGCCGCGATGATCCGCTCCAAGGGCGAGGCCGGAACCGGCAACGTCGTCGAAGCCGTGCGGCACATGCGCTCGGTGCTCTCCGAGATCCGCCGGCTGCAGTCGGCCTCCGAGGAGGAGCTGTTCGCCGCGGCCAAGGAGCTGCGCGCGCCGGTCGAGCTGGTCCGCGAGGTGGCCGAGGCGGGCAAGCTGCCGGTCGTGCTGTTCACCGCGGGCGGCATCGCCACCCCTGCCGACGCGGCGATGATGATGCAGCTCGGCGCCGAGGGCGTGTTCGTCGGCTCCGGCATCTTCAAGTCCGGCGATCCGGCCAAGCGGGCGCGGGCGATCGTCGAGGCGACCACGATGCACGACGACCCGCAGATCATCGCCAAGGTGTCGCGCGGGCTCGGCGAGGCGATGGTCGGCATCAACGTCAGCGAGCTGCCCGCCGAGCAGCGCTACGCCTCCCGCGGTTGGTGA
- the pdxT gene encoding pyridoxal 5'-phosphate synthase glutaminase subunit PdxT, with protein MTTPRIGVLALQGDVREHLAALTRAGASATPLRRPEELDRVEGVVLPGGESTTIGKLLVTFELLEPLQKAVAAGLPVYGSCAGMILLADDVLDGVPGQDRIGGMDIVVRRNAFGRQVDSFEGTVDLDGVGSVPAVFIRAPWVERAGGGVQVVGRLGHHVHSRSTGADPGDLAGTIVAVRQDHLLATSFHPELTGDARVHQLFVSMVRERGA; from the coding sequence ATGACAACCCCGCGCATCGGCGTACTCGCCCTCCAGGGCGACGTGCGCGAGCATCTCGCGGCACTGACCCGCGCGGGCGCGTCCGCCACCCCGTTGCGGCGGCCCGAGGAGCTGGACCGCGTCGAAGGAGTCGTGCTGCCCGGCGGCGAGTCGACGACGATCGGCAAGCTGCTGGTGACCTTCGAGCTGCTGGAGCCGCTGCAGAAGGCGGTGGCGGCCGGGCTGCCGGTCTACGGCTCCTGCGCCGGCATGATCCTCCTCGCCGACGACGTGCTCGACGGCGTGCCCGGCCAGGACCGCATCGGCGGGATGGACATCGTCGTACGCCGCAACGCGTTCGGCCGGCAGGTCGACTCCTTCGAGGGGACGGTCGACCTCGACGGCGTCGGCAGCGTGCCGGCGGTGTTCATCCGCGCGCCGTGGGTCGAGCGTGCGGGCGGTGGCGTGCAGGTGGTCGGCCGGCTCGGGCACCACGTGCACAGCCGCTCGACGGGTGCGGACCCCGGTGATCTCGCCGGTACGATCGTCGCGGTGCGGCAGGACCACCTGCTCGCGACCTCATTCCACCCGGAGCTCACCGGTGACGCCCGGGTGCACCAGCTGTTCGTCTCGATGGTCAGGGAGCGCGGGGCATGA